The proteins below come from a single Zea mays cultivar B73 chromosome 8, Zm-B73-REFERENCE-NAM-5.0, whole genome shotgun sequence genomic window:
- the LOC100275633 gene encoding uncharacterized protein LOC100275633 has translation MLPDKRHPLPRPTRRRVGRASLQPFLEHWREPFTWCGAGIVVGDLCAVGSAKVAASAPTVRQHGAASLFADPQLATPPAAASELLAPLAFLLPFNRQAFPGSITQLGDVCRYLHIGNDRCDRFRFSGDAWSGSPDQSK, from the exons ATGCTTCCAGACAAGCGCCATCCCCTTCCTCGCCCCACACGCCGTCGTGTTGGCCGCGCCTCTCTTCAACCTTTTCTTGAGCATTGGCGAGAGCCCTTCACATGGTGCGGCGCTGGCATCGTTGTTGGCGACCTCTGCGCGGTCGGATCTGCAAAGGTTGCAGCTAGCGCGCCTACAGTACGTCAACATGGTGCGGCATCTCTTTTTGCAGATCCCCAActtgctacgccgccggccgccgcatcGGAACTCCTTGCACCGCTTGCCTTTCTTCTCCCATTCAACCGGCAAGCGTTCCCTGGCTCAATAACGCAACTGGGGGATGTCTGTCGCTATCTCCATATAGGAAACGACAG GTGCGACAGATTTAGATTTTCAGGTGATGCGTGGTCGGGATCGCCGGATCAATCAAAATAA